A portion of the Nicotiana tabacum cultivar K326 unplaced genomic scaffold, ASM71507v2 Un00389, whole genome shotgun sequence genome contains these proteins:
- the LOC107808947 gene encoding 1,4-dihydroxy-2-naphthoyl-CoA thioesterase 1-like, with product MEPSNNEILDAPLHEVGFKISEISSQKITGHFSVTEKCCNPFKVLHGGVSALIAEALASMGAHVASGFQRVAGVHLSIHHLKSAHLGEFVYAEATPLNIGKSIHVWEVKLWKSDNFSKLGEDRILISSSRVTVKTNMAVPENVKDAALNLKKYARL from the coding sequence ATGGAACCATCAAATAATGAGATTTTAGATGCTCCACTTCATGAAGTTGGCTTTAAGATCTCagaaatctcctctcaaaaaaTCACAGGCCATTTTTCGGTAACCGAAAAATGCTGCAACCCATTCAAGGTGTTGCACGGCGGAGTTTCAGCATTAATTGCTGAAGCTCTGGCGAGTATGGGTGCCCACGTGGCGTCCGGATTTCAAAGAGTAGCTGGAGTTCATCTAAGTATTCACCATCTCAAGAGTGCTCATCTAGGTGAATTTGTTTATGCTGAAGCTACACCTCTTAATATTGGAAAATCTATTCATGTCTGGGAAGTGAAATTATGGAAAAGTgataatttttcaaaattgggaGAAGATAGAATTTTGATTTCATCATCTAGGGTTACTGTCAAGACTAACATGGCTGTACCAGAAAATGTCAAAGATGCTGCTCTGAATCTCAAGAAATATGCCAGGTTATGA
- the LOC107808948 gene encoding sphingolipid delta(4)-desaturase DES1-like, which translates to MGFEGKKREDKEEEGVLMANDFFWSYTDEPHASRRRQILSQYPQIKQLFGPDPFAFLKISMVVLLQLWSATFLRDASWLKILIVAYFFGSFLNHNLFLAIHELSHNLAFSTPVYNRWLGIFANLPIGVPMSVTFQKYHLEHHRFQGVDGIDMDIPSLAEAHVVKNVIAKSIWVILQLFFYALRPLFLKPKPPGMWEFTNLIIQLSLDGAMVYFWGWKSFAYLILSTFVGGGMHPMAGHFISEHYVFKPEQETYSYYGPLNLMTWSVGYHNEHHDFPRIPGSKLFKVKEIAPEYYENLESYKSWSQVIYMYIMDRTVGPFSRMKRKLSTKMDRKSE; encoded by the exons TGGTCATACACAGATGAACCTCACGCTTCTCGTAGAAGACAAATCCTCTCTCAGTACCCTCAAATCAAACAGCTTTTTGGCCCTGACCCTTTTGCTTTCCTCAAG ATATCAATGGTTGTTTTGCTTCAGCTTTGGTCCGCTACCTTCCTCCGTGATGCAAGTTGGCTGAAGATATTGATAGTTGCCTACTTTTTCGGCTCTTTCCTTAACCACAATCTCTTCTTGGCCATTCACGAGCTTAGTCACAACCTCGCTTTCTCTACTCCAGTTTACAACCGTTGGCTTGGGATATTCGCCAACCTTCCCATTGGTGTTCCCATGTCCGTTACCTTCCAAAAGTATCACCTCGAGCACCACCGCTTCCAAGGAGTCGATGGAATCGATATGGATATCCCAAGTCTTGCTGAAGCCCATGTTGTCAAAAACGTCATAGCGAAATCAATATGGGTGATTCTCCAACTCTTCTTTTATGCTCTTAGGCCTCTTTTTCTCAAACCTAAACCACCCGGCATGTGGGAGTTCACCAATTTGATTATCCAACTATCCCTCGATGGAGCTATGGTATACTTCTGGGGTTGGAAATCTTTCGCTTATTTGATCCTGTCGACTTTTGTTGGGGGTGGAATGCACCCAATGGCCGGTCATTTCATCTCCGAGCATTATGTTTTCAAGCCCGAGCAAGAGACGTACTCCTACTACGGTCCACTTAATCTTATGACATGGAGCGTAGGTTACCACAACGAGCACCATGATTTCCCGAGGATTCCTGGAAGCAAGCTCTTCAAGGTGAAGGAGATTGCACCGGAATACTACGAAAACTTAGAATCTTACAAATCTTGGAGCCAGGTTATCTACATGTATATAATGGACCGGACGGTTGGGCCTTTTAGCAGAATGAAGAGGAAGTTGTCGACAAAGATGGACAGGAAATCTGAATAG